Proteins co-encoded in one Enterobacter sp. R4-368 genomic window:
- a CDS encoding efflux RND transporter periplasmic adaptor subunit, translating to MSEQFTDYFRQSLHHLFNAARALSFLALLPLLVTAAVIPLLTGCGEKKTDHAAPPRPVRYLVVAQASPNPGTVRTGEIHAHDETVLAFRLDGRMISRPVDIGARVHAGQVLATLESETGKNQLASATADMESARAAEQLAALNLNRMQKLMPSGAIARTQLDSARADWQSAASRLKSSAAAVRNARDNLAWTQLTAPADGVITRVNASAGQVVSAGESIFTLATSDARDVVFAIADPQLLPAQAVRTHLFSVALLADPTQKTTGVLRDISPQADPQTRTWQVRLTLQSPPAAMALGASATVDIPVATSPGFVVPASALSRVGDQPAVFVIDKQSQAQLRTVTLASYTASSAVIATGISAGDRVITAGVSKLRAGEKVTPGELQP from the coding sequence ATGTCAGAACAATTCACCGATTATTTTCGTCAAAGCCTGCACCACCTTTTTAATGCGGCACGCGCTTTATCCTTCCTCGCTCTGCTTCCATTACTGGTTACGGCGGCGGTCATTCCGCTGTTGACGGGGTGCGGAGAGAAAAAAACAGACCACGCCGCACCGCCCAGGCCTGTGCGTTATCTGGTAGTCGCGCAGGCGTCGCCGAATCCGGGCACGGTACGAACCGGCGAGATCCACGCCCATGATGAAACGGTGCTGGCTTTCCGGCTGGATGGACGCATGATCAGCCGGCCGGTGGATATCGGCGCGCGCGTACATGCCGGGCAGGTACTCGCCACGCTGGAAAGTGAAACCGGCAAGAACCAACTGGCCAGCGCCACCGCCGATATGGAAAGCGCCCGCGCCGCCGAACAGCTTGCCGCGCTGAACCTGAACCGGATGCAGAAACTGATGCCCTCCGGCGCGATCGCCCGCACGCAGCTTGATAGCGCCCGTGCCGACTGGCAGTCTGCCGCATCCCGCCTTAAAAGCAGCGCTGCAGCAGTGCGCAATGCCCGGGATAATCTGGCCTGGACCCAACTGACCGCGCCTGCCGATGGCGTTATCACCCGCGTTAACGCCTCTGCAGGACAAGTGGTCAGCGCCGGGGAAAGCATCTTCACGCTGGCGACCAGCGACGCGCGCGATGTGGTTTTTGCTATCGCCGATCCGCAATTACTGCCCGCGCAGGCAGTAAGAACGCACCTGTTTTCGGTCGCGCTGCTGGCCGATCCCACGCAGAAAACCACCGGCGTATTGCGTGATATCAGCCCGCAGGCCGATCCGCAAACGCGCACATGGCAGGTCAGGCTGACGCTTCAGTCCCCACCAGCGGCGATGGCACTGGGTGCCAGCGCCACCGTTGATATTCCGGTGGCGACATCGCCCGGCTTTGTGGTGCCCGCCTCGGCGTTGAGCCGCGTCGGCGACCAGCCGGCGGTCTTTGTCATCGACAAACAGTCGCAGGCGCAGCTTCGGACGGTCACGCTTGCGAGCTACACCGCCTCGTCTGCGGTGATTGCAACCGGCATCAGTGCGGGTGACCGGGTTATCACCGCAGGCGTAAGCAAACTGCGCGCCGGTGAAAAAGTGACGCCGGGAGAGCTGCAGCCATGA
- a CDS encoding ATP-binding protein: MKNRAHQSLWRWICARIIALAIGTVIVIALCMWLRCAVQNFWVLHDMPSAVKAEYLALLDNPQANPVRFHEIVDKWWGISYSKPSIASADWIMVGVLVLVMIPFIVIMGLRYARPLSLQFSHLREAADEVTQGEFGRQADLVKDAPAEVVRFVSDFNDMTRQLARYDRELRASHVAMAHELRSPLTAAIGRLQGMLDGVFEPSQQQLGMVMKQLQHLSRLTDELHLLSLADAGQLTLNLQPLSLEDLLAEQLAWLKPQADAAGITMALTSRSSSLFTGDAFRLGQVFIVLMENALRYGRRGGQLAIHLSQQGSAWRIDFEDDGPGVESDFLPIMFDRFTRAETSRARHSGGSGLGLSIARAICVAHGGSISAALPEKGGLRISITLPVDGRGEKKLHS; this comes from the coding sequence ATGAAAAATCGTGCTCATCAATCGCTGTGGCGCTGGATTTGCGCGCGCATCATCGCGCTGGCTATCGGCACTGTTATTGTCATTGCCCTGTGTATGTGGCTGCGTTGCGCCGTGCAAAACTTCTGGGTTTTGCATGATATGCCGTCTGCGGTGAAGGCGGAGTACCTCGCCCTGCTGGACAACCCGCAGGCGAACCCGGTGCGTTTCCATGAGATCGTCGATAAATGGTGGGGGATAAGCTATTCGAAGCCCTCCATCGCCTCGGCCGACTGGATCATGGTGGGCGTGCTGGTACTGGTGATGATCCCCTTTATTGTGATTATGGGGCTACGTTACGCCCGGCCACTCTCTTTACAGTTCAGCCACCTGCGCGAAGCGGCCGATGAAGTCACGCAAGGCGAATTTGGCCGCCAGGCGGACCTGGTAAAAGATGCGCCCGCCGAAGTGGTTCGTTTTGTCAGCGATTTTAATGACATGACCCGTCAACTGGCGCGCTACGACCGGGAGTTGCGCGCGTCGCACGTTGCGATGGCGCACGAGCTGCGTTCTCCGCTCACCGCCGCCATTGGTCGCCTGCAAGGGATGCTTGATGGCGTCTTTGAACCCAGCCAGCAACAACTGGGGATGGTGATGAAACAGCTACAGCACCTGAGCCGCCTCACGGATGAGTTGCATCTGCTTTCGCTGGCCGATGCCGGTCAATTGACGCTTAATCTTCAGCCGCTGTCGCTGGAAGATCTGTTAGCCGAGCAGCTCGCCTGGCTGAAACCGCAGGCTGATGCCGCGGGAATAACTATGGCGCTGACGTCCCGTTCCTCTTCGCTGTTTACTGGCGATGCGTTCCGGCTGGGGCAGGTCTTTATCGTGCTGATGGAAAATGCGCTGCGCTATGGCCGGCGGGGCGGCCAGCTTGCGATCCACCTCAGTCAGCAGGGGAGCGCGTGGCGGATCGATTTTGAGGATGACGGACCGGGCGTGGAAAGCGATTTTCTGCCAATCATGTTCGATCGCTTTACCCGCGCGGAAACCTCCCGTGCCAGGCATTCCGGCGGCAGCGGGCTGGGGCTTTCTATCGCGCGGGCGATATGTGTTGCCCACGGCGGCAGTATCAGCGCGGCGCTGCCCGAAAAAGGCGGATTACGGATCAGCATCACTCTCCCTGTGGATGGTCGCGGCGAAAAAAAATTGCACTCTTGA
- a CDS encoding response regulator encodes MISRRVLVIEDDADAASVLEAYLRRENYDVSLAGDGLTGLDMAQRWKPDLILLDIMLPGMNGTEVLAALRRINDVPVIMVTAMGDTSERIGALRYGADDYVVKPYHPGEVVARVQAVLRRSKRTNTQEEVLRWQTLEVDTVSITATVTQAENSVRSLELTPTEFSILITLMRHPTLPFSRQHLLEHCLPESEALERVVDTHVYNLRKKLENAGVTGVLANVRGIGYRFRQP; translated from the coding sequence ATGATATCCCGTAGAGTGCTTGTGATTGAAGATGATGCCGATGCGGCCAGCGTACTGGAAGCCTATCTGCGACGTGAAAACTATGACGTTTCGCTGGCCGGAGATGGGCTGACAGGGCTGGACATGGCGCAGCGCTGGAAACCTGATCTGATCTTACTGGATATCATGTTGCCGGGCATGAATGGCACCGAGGTGCTGGCGGCGCTGCGGCGCATTAACGATGTCCCGGTGATCATGGTCACCGCCATGGGGGATACTTCTGAGCGCATAGGGGCGCTGCGATACGGGGCCGATGATTATGTGGTGAAACCGTATCACCCTGGCGAAGTGGTGGCACGCGTGCAGGCGGTGCTGCGGCGCAGTAAACGAACGAACACGCAGGAAGAGGTGCTCCGCTGGCAGACGCTGGAGGTGGATACTGTCTCCATCACCGCAACGGTCACCCAGGCTGAAAACAGTGTGCGCAGCCTGGAACTGACGCCAACGGAGTTTTCTATTCTGATAACGCTGATGCGCCACCCGACATTGCCCTTTTCCCGCCAGCACTTGCTGGAACACTGTTTGCCGGAGAGCGAAGCGCTGGAGCGCGTGGTCGATACGCATGTCTACAACTTGCGCAAAAAGCTGGAAAACGCGGGTGTTACCGGCGTTTTAGCGAATGTGCGCGGTATTGGATACAGGTTCCGCCAGCCATGA
- a CDS encoding MipA/OmpV family protein: MRKTVLYSACPLLALFASTARADDAPAVQNGVTVGIGGEYAPRYSGSDKQRVQVVPVIQIRDNALFFDSQKGLGYDLQTDNGFYLEHTLGYASGRADRDSGWRDGAENLKGMGNIDATLNTALAVGWQATDWLVLESKATLPLTDSQGVQYQASLTLLPVQTTRDTLAFQSAALFGDSRYMNTFYGVSQKQSLRSGYARYHAEQGFYGIDNSLTWSHQFDAHWGTLLSANYTWLNDHAADSPIVLRRNQSSAVIAITYTF, from the coding sequence ATGAGAAAAACCGTGTTGTATAGCGCCTGTCCCCTGCTGGCTCTGTTTGCCTCCACAGCCAGAGCCGACGACGCCCCCGCCGTGCAAAACGGAGTGACGGTGGGCATTGGCGGGGAATATGCCCCGCGCTACAGCGGTTCAGACAAGCAACGTGTGCAGGTGGTTCCGGTAATTCAGATCCGCGATAATGCGCTCTTTTTTGATTCGCAAAAAGGGCTGGGTTATGACCTGCAAACCGACAATGGTTTTTATCTGGAACATACGCTGGGTTATGCGTCAGGCCGCGCCGATCGTGATTCTGGCTGGCGGGACGGCGCGGAAAACTTAAAAGGCATGGGCAATATTGACGCCACGCTGAATACCGCGCTGGCGGTTGGCTGGCAAGCCACAGACTGGCTGGTGCTGGAAAGCAAAGCCACCCTGCCACTTACCGACAGCCAGGGGGTGCAGTATCAGGCGTCCCTCACCTTGCTGCCGGTGCAGACCACCCGCGATACGCTGGCTTTCCAGTCTGCCGCGCTGTTTGGCGATAGCCGATATATGAACACGTTTTACGGTGTCAGCCAAAAGCAAAGTCTGCGTTCCGGCTATGCGCGCTACCACGCAGAACAGGGATTTTATGGGATCGATAATAGCCTGACGTGGAGCCATCAATTTGATGCCCACTGGGGAACATTGCTGAGCGCCAATTACACATGGCTGAACGATCACGCGGCTGACAGCCCAATTGTGCTGCGCCGTAACCAAAGCTCAGCGGTCATTGCCATTACGTATACTTTTTGA